A section of the Deltaproteobacteria bacterium genome encodes:
- a CDS encoding diphosphate--fructose-6-phosphate 1-phosphotransferase, which yields MTISAFQKARASYVPKLPRCLEQLGRIGVSYSADLTRQLHQEDAVAQKLVQLFPHTYPLLSRGVINFRADESNTSSSSAPLHVGVVLSGGPAPGGHNVIWGVVDAVMAGAPGSRVTGFYGGPAGILAGRTVTLDRKALELYRNAGGFDLLGTSRSKIDTAEKLATCRAVLEQLALDALVIIGGDDSNTNAALLAEYLKSVGSPVAVIGVPKTIDGDLQNSFVETTFGFDSAVRVYAELVSNISKDTLSGRKYYHFVRLMGRAASHITMEVALQTQPTITLIAEEVAAKKQTLGALVEEIATVIKARADQGKNYGVVLVPEGIIEFIPEMRALIVELNGVIGAHKEYIDSLSGFTEQSEYMNRKLSRDASYTFSSLPIDIQRQLLMDRDPHGNVALSRVETEKLLIELLSSHLREEKAEGRFRGTFGYQHHFLGYEGRCAAPTNFDANYAYSLGRTAAALAAVRASGYMAVVRNLGAGEDAWQPSGVPLVAMMTVEERGKGPHPVIKKTLVNLDGPAFKYFAKQRPEWQRGDEFRYSGPIQYFGPAELTDRVPLSLALESGANEHVNW from the coding sequence TTCAAAAAGCCCGTGCCTCCTATGTGCCGAAGCTACCGCGCTGCCTCGAGCAGCTAGGTCGCATCGGCGTTTCCTACAGCGCTGATCTGACACGCCAGTTGCACCAGGAAGATGCGGTAGCGCAGAAATTAGTGCAGCTCTTTCCTCACACCTACCCGCTTCTGAGCAGGGGTGTGATCAATTTCAGGGCCGACGAAAGTAACACATCAAGCAGCAGTGCGCCGCTGCACGTGGGCGTCGTCTTATCGGGCGGTCCTGCCCCCGGCGGCCATAACGTCATCTGGGGCGTGGTCGATGCTGTGATGGCCGGAGCTCCCGGGAGTCGCGTCACTGGATTCTACGGTGGCCCCGCTGGTATCCTCGCCGGGCGCACCGTCACACTCGATCGGAAGGCCCTAGAGCTGTACCGTAATGCTGGAGGCTTCGACCTACTTGGGACCAGCCGCAGCAAGATCGACACGGCGGAAAAGCTTGCCACTTGCCGCGCCGTACTCGAGCAGCTAGCACTTGACGCCCTCGTCATTATTGGTGGCGATGACTCCAACACAAATGCCGCGCTGCTCGCCGAGTATCTGAAGAGTGTGGGCTCGCCGGTGGCGGTGATTGGTGTCCCGAAGACTATCGACGGAGATCTGCAGAACTCATTTGTCGAGACCACTTTTGGCTTCGACTCCGCCGTCCGCGTCTACGCCGAGCTCGTATCGAACATCAGCAAAGATACGCTGAGTGGGCGGAAATATTATCACTTCGTGCGCCTCATGGGACGCGCTGCGAGCCACATCACGATGGAGGTGGCGCTGCAAACACAGCCGACCATCACTCTCATCGCCGAGGAAGTTGCGGCCAAGAAGCAAACTCTAGGCGCTCTTGTCGAAGAGATTGCCACGGTCATCAAAGCGCGAGCCGACCAAGGCAAGAATTACGGCGTTGTACTTGTACCCGAGGGGATCATCGAGTTTATCCCCGAAATGCGCGCCCTCATCGTAGAGCTGAATGGCGTCATCGGTGCGCATAAAGAGTATATCGATTCGCTCAGCGGCTTTACCGAGCAGAGCGAGTACATGAACCGTAAGTTGTCGCGTGATGCTTCCTACACGTTCTCCAGTCTGCCCATAGACATCCAGAGACAGCTGCTCATGGACCGTGACCCCCACGGCAACGTTGCGCTGTCGCGTGTCGAGACCGAAAAGCTGCTGATCGAGCTCCTGAGCAGTCACTTACGCGAGGAAAAAGCGGAGGGGCGGTTCCGCGGCACTTTTGGCTACCAGCACCACTTCCTCGGATACGAGGGGCGCTGCGCTGCTCCCACCAACTTCGACGCCAACTACGCCTACTCGCTCGGTCGCACGGCTGCAGCTCTTGCCGCTGTGCGCGCTAGTGGCTACATGGCAGTAGTGCGCAATTTAGGGGCCGGAGAAGACGCGTGGCAACCAAGCGGCGTGCCACTTGTGGCGATGATGACTGTCGAGGAGAGGGGCAAGGGCCCCCACCCCGTGATCAAAAAAACACTAGTCAATCTTGATGGACCTGCGTTCAAATACTTTGCAAAGCAAAGACCAGAATGGCAGCGTGGAGATGAGTTCCGTTATTCCGGCCCGATCCAGTACTTTGGACCAGCGGAACTAACGGACCGGGTTCCGCTCAGTTTGGCCCTTGAGTCAGGTGCCAACGAGCACGTCAATTGGTGA